From Equus quagga isolate Etosha38 chromosome 3, UCLA_HA_Equagga_1.0, whole genome shotgun sequence, one genomic window encodes:
- the AMBN gene encoding ameloblastin codes for MDSKPAGNLKPKDIREMKGNHQVPGLKKKYPLSAWKGQLIPLFKMKDLVLILCLLEMGSAVPAFPRQPGIPGMASLSLETMRQLGSLQGLNMLSQYSRFGYGKSFNSLWMNGLLPPPSSFPWMRPREHETQQYEYSLPVHPPPLPSQPSLQPQQPGQKAFLQPTIVTSGIQDTIQKGGHQPPVYQRQPPLQQSEGPMVQQQVAPSDKPPKAELKEMDLPGPQGPQLTEMDFPGPQGPQLTEMDFPGPQGPQLTEMDFPGPQGPQVTEMDFPGPQDPQLREMDFPGPQDPQLTEMDFPGPQGPQMFPIARLIARGPMPPNKQAPLYPGLFYLTYGANQLNTPGRLGIMSSEEMAGGRGGPMAYGAMFPGFGGMRSSLRGMPPNPAMGGDFTLEFDSPVAATKGPEKGEGGPQGSPAKEADEANPENQALLSEIASGPLGGLLALPKGSVPNLARGPAGQSRGPPRVTPAAADPLMTPGLAEAYETYGADVTTPLDFEEETTTDTTVTPESPQTSMPGNEAEQPQMVHDAWRFQEP; via the exons ATCCCGCTTTTCAAAATGAAGGACTTGGTACTGATCCTGTGCCTCCTGGAAATGGGTTCTGCGGTGCCG GCGTTTCCTCGGCAGCCTGGGATACCAGGCATGGCTAGTTTGAGCCTTGAG acaATGAGACAGTTGGGAAGTTTGCAGGGATTAAACATGCTCTCTCAG TATTCAAGATTCGGCTATGGGAAATCATTTAATTCTTTGTGGATGAATGGTCTCCTGCCGCCACCTTCCTCTTTCCCATGGATGAGACCAAGAGAACATGAAACTCAACAG TATGAATATTCTTTGCCTGTGCATCCCCCACCTCTCCCATCGCAGCCATCCCTGCAGCCTCAACAGCCAGGACAGAAAGCTTTCCTCCAGCCCACCATTGTAACCTCAGGGATCCAGGACACCATCCAGAAGGGAGGACATCAGCCTCCGGTTTACCAGAGACAGCCGCCCTTGCAGCAGTCAGAGGGGCCAATGGTTCAACAGCAGGTGGCACCATCAGATAAGCCACCAAAGGCCGAG CTAAAAGAAATGGATCTTCCTGGTCCACAGGGTCCACAA CTAACAGAAATGGATTTTCCTGGTCCACAAGGTCCACAA CTGACAGAAATGGATTTTCCTGGTCCACAGGGTCCACAA CTAACAGAAATGGATTTTCCTGGTCCACAAGGTCCACAA GTAACAGAAATGGATTTTCCTGGTCCACAGGATCCACAA CTAAGAGAAATGGATTTTCCTGGTCCACAGGATCCACAA CTGACAGAAATGGATTTTCCTGGTCCACAAGGTCCACAA ATGTTCCCAATAGCCCGTTTGATAGCTCGGGGACCAATGCCACCAAATAAACAAGCTcca ctTTATCCAGGATTATTTTACCTGACCTATGGAGCAAATCAACTG AACACTCCTGGCAGACTTGGCATCATGAGCTCAGAGGAAATGGCA ggaggcagaggaggcccCATGGCCTATGGAGCCATGTTCCCAGGATTTGGAGGCATGAGGTCCAGCCTTAGAGGGATGCCCCCCAATCCAGCCATGGGCGGGGACTTTACTCTGGAATTTGACTCTCCAGTCGCTGCAACCAAAGGCcctgagaaaggagaaggaggtcCACAAGGCTCCCCCGCGAAGGAGGCTGACGAGGCCAATCCGGAAAACCAGGCTCTCCTTTCAGAGATTGCATCTGGTCCCCTCGGAGGGCTTCTTGCTCTTCCCAAAGGCAGTGTTCCCAACCTGGCAAGGGGCCCTGCCGGGCAGAGCAGGGGACCCCCCAGGGTCACCCCAGCAGCTGCTGACCCACTAATGACACCTGGACTAGCTGAGGCTTACGAGACCTACGGTGCTGATGTGACCACACCGCTGGATTTCGAGGAAGAAACGACCACAGATACCACAGTGACCCCAGAGAGTCCTCAGACATCGATGCCAGGAAACGAGGCAGAGCAGCCCCAGATGGTGCATGATGCGTGGCGTTTCCAAGAGCCCTGA